One Herbaspirillum rubrisubalbicans genomic window carries:
- a CDS encoding OmpA/MotB family protein, translated as MRCSRPLRVLPEVAMKESDHVWVAASGLMAALAAVLMVLLVATRAGVTHVVQAALPIQPPPAPAATPAPAAAPTSTARREADGPGLTGVLREVQTVFAQQGAANLVAVDTEAGKITLKEGAFRRGSACIEPEARAAFAQVEERIADYLTRNPAGRIYVEGHTDDKPVKAPVTDVRAYCTVYDDNFTLSAARARQARLLLVGHSAPQAARRVIVAGYGDSQPLPGLAASDERNRRVEVRFVNGASN; from the coding sequence ATGCGTTGCAGCAGACCGCTGCGCGTGCTTCCTGAGGTGGCGATGAAGGAATCGGACCATGTATGGGTGGCCGCCAGCGGCCTGATGGCTGCACTGGCGGCGGTACTGATGGTGCTATTGGTCGCTACCCGCGCGGGTGTCACGCACGTAGTGCAGGCCGCCCTGCCGATACAGCCGCCGCCTGCGCCAGCAGCAACACCAGCGCCAGCCGCCGCACCGACAAGCACGGCCCGCCGGGAAGCGGACGGTCCCGGGTTGACGGGCGTGTTGCGAGAGGTACAGACGGTCTTTGCGCAGCAGGGCGCTGCTAACCTGGTCGCCGTCGATACCGAGGCCGGCAAGATCACCTTGAAGGAAGGCGCTTTCCGCCGTGGCAGTGCCTGCATCGAACCGGAGGCACGCGCGGCCTTCGCCCAGGTCGAGGAGCGTATCGCTGACTACCTGACCCGCAACCCGGCCGGCCGCATCTATGTAGAAGGGCACACCGATGACAAGCCGGTCAAGGCGCCGGTCACCGACGTGCGTGCCTATTGCACCGTCTATGACGACAATTTCACGCTCTCTGCTGCTCGCGCCCGCCAAGCACGTCTGCTGCTGGTCGGCCACAGCGCCCCGCAAGCGGCGCGCCGGGTGATCGTGGCCGGCTATGGCGATTCACAACCGCTGCCGGGATTGGCCGCCAGTGACGAACGCAATCGCCGGGTGGAGGTCAGGTTCGTCAACGGCGCAAGCAACTGA
- a CDS encoding alpha/beta hydrolase — protein MRLPPFFHSLLPSVMLAALLAGCTSDPLRHADAISDRSDLQREEVRGGRFLLTSYVHARKRAPLLRVYIEGDGRAWITRSQHSLDPTPITAMGLRLAANDGGDVVYLARPCQFTSMTRNPDCQPAYWTGLRYGSEVVTSMDEALSYYVARLQPDRLELVGYSGGGSIAVLLAARRKDVSAIRTVAGNLDHVAMNRWHEVSQMPRSLNPIDFAAQVAHIPQLHVSGSEDKVIPTAITRTFVARAAPCAALKVVPGMKHESDWGALWPELLQVPLPCAANSSDTRGQ, from the coding sequence ATGCGTCTGCCTCCCTTTTTCCACTCCTTGCTGCCCTCTGTCATGCTGGCGGCCCTGCTGGCCGGCTGTACCAGCGATCCCTTGCGCCATGCCGATGCCATCTCCGACAGGAGCGACCTGCAGCGCGAGGAAGTGCGCGGCGGCCGCTTCCTGTTGACCAGCTATGTCCACGCCAGGAAGCGCGCGCCACTGCTGCGGGTCTATATCGAAGGCGATGGCCGCGCCTGGATCACGCGCAGCCAGCACTCGCTGGACCCCACCCCGATCACCGCCATGGGCCTGCGGCTGGCGGCCAACGACGGCGGCGACGTGGTGTACCTGGCGCGGCCCTGCCAGTTCACGTCAATGACACGCAATCCCGATTGCCAGCCCGCCTACTGGACCGGCCTGCGCTATGGCTCAGAGGTGGTGACGTCCATGGATGAAGCCTTGAGCTACTATGTGGCGCGCCTGCAGCCCGATAGGCTGGAGCTGGTGGGTTACTCTGGAGGTGGTTCGATCGCGGTGTTGCTGGCGGCGCGCCGCAAGGACGTCAGCGCCATCCGCACCGTGGCCGGCAACCTCGACCACGTCGCCATGAACCGCTGGCATGAGGTGTCACAGATGCCGCGCTCACTCAATCCCATCGACTTCGCCGCGCAGGTGGCGCACATCCCGCAACTGCACGTGAGTGGTAGCGAAGACAAGGTCATCCCCACCGCCATCACCCGCACATTCGTGGCGCGCGCCGCGCCCTGCGCCGCGCTCAAAGTGGTGCCGGGCATGAAGCATGAAAGCGACTGGGGTGCGCTGTGGCCGGAGCTGCTGCAGGTGCCACTGCCTTGCGCGGCGAACTCCTCTGATACCAGAGGACAATAA
- the mqo gene encoding malate dehydrogenase (quinone) encodes MLGFVVALVVTPASQAADIKKVDVLLVGGGIMSTTLAVWLNELEPGWSMEMVERLDGVAEESSNGWNNAGTGHSALAELNYTPEDKDGKVQIAKAIEINESFQISRQFWSWQVKNGVLKNPRSFINSTPHMSFIWGEDNVTFLKKRYQALQASPLFAGMQYSEDHEQIKKWVPLMMEGRDPNQKLAATWSPLGTDVNFGEITRQFAAYLQSRPNFALKLSSEVRDITRNADGTWRISYKNLKDGSLTETDAKFVFIGAGGGALKLLQKSGIPEACDYAAFPVGGSFLITDNPAIAERHLAKAYGKASVGAPPMSVPHLDTRVLDGKRVILFGPFATFSTKFLKQGSLWDLFSATTTHNVWPMARVGIDEYPLVEYLAGQLMLSDDQRFAALKEYFPNAKKEDWRLWQAGQRVQIIKRDDQKGGVLKLGTEIVASADGSMAGLLGASPGASTAAPIMLSVLQKVFKDKLATPEWQQKVRQIVPSYGIKLNDHPDQVAKEWAYTAEVLQLAPPPVIAPKAAKDAVNGSMEKPKANAAADMAL; translated from the coding sequence ATGCTGGGATTTGTCGTCGCGCTGGTCGTGACGCCCGCCTCGCAGGCGGCCGATATCAAGAAGGTCGATGTGCTGCTGGTCGGCGGCGGCATCATGAGCACCACGCTGGCCGTCTGGCTCAATGAGCTGGAACCGGGCTGGTCGATGGAAATGGTCGAGCGCCTCGATGGCGTGGCTGAGGAAAGCTCCAACGGCTGGAACAATGCCGGTACCGGCCACTCGGCCCTGGCCGAACTGAACTACACCCCTGAAGACAAGGATGGCAAGGTCCAGATTGCCAAGGCCATCGAGATCAATGAATCCTTCCAGATCTCGCGCCAGTTCTGGTCCTGGCAGGTCAAGAACGGCGTGTTGAAGAACCCGCGCTCCTTCATCAACTCCACCCCGCACATGAGCTTCATCTGGGGCGAGGACAACGTGACCTTCCTGAAGAAGCGCTACCAAGCCCTGCAAGCCAGCCCGCTGTTTGCCGGGATGCAGTATTCGGAAGACCACGAGCAGATCAAGAAATGGGTGCCGCTGATGATGGAAGGGCGCGATCCCAACCAGAAGCTGGCCGCTACCTGGAGCCCGCTGGGCACCGACGTCAACTTCGGCGAGATCACCCGCCAGTTTGCCGCCTACCTGCAAAGCCGTCCCAACTTCGCCCTGAAGCTCTCCAGCGAAGTGCGCGACATCACCCGCAACGCCGATGGCACCTGGCGCATCAGCTACAAGAACCTCAAGGATGGCAGCCTCACCGAGACCGATGCCAAGTTCGTCTTCATCGGTGCCGGTGGTGGCGCCCTGAAGTTGCTGCAGAAGTCCGGCATCCCCGAGGCGTGTGATTACGCCGCCTTCCCGGTGGGCGGTTCCTTCCTCATTACCGACAACCCGGCCATTGCCGAGCGTCACCTGGCCAAGGCCTATGGCAAGGCCTCCGTGGGCGCACCGCCCATGTCGGTGCCGCACCTGGATACCCGTGTGCTCGATGGCAAGCGAGTGATCCTGTTTGGCCCCTTCGCCACCTTCTCGACCAAGTTCTTGAAGCAAGGATCGTTGTGGGACCTGTTCTCGGCCACCACCACCCACAACGTCTGGCCCATGGCCCGCGTCGGTATCGATGAATACCCGCTGGTGGAATACCTGGCCGGCCAGTTGATGCTCTCCGACGACCAGCGCTTTGCGGCCCTGAAGGAATACTTCCCCAATGCCAAGAAGGAAGACTGGCGCCTGTGGCAAGCCGGCCAGCGCGTGCAGATCATCAAGCGCGACGACCAGAAGGGCGGAGTGTTGAAGCTGGGCACCGAGATCGTGGCGTCGGCCGATGGCAGCATGGCCGGCCTGCTGGGTGCTTCGCCGGGCGCCTCGACGGCGGCACCGATCATGCTGAGCGTGTTGCAGAAGGTCTTCAAGGACAAGCTGGCCACGCCCGAATGGCAGCAGAAGGTGCGCCAGATCGTGCCCAGCTATGGCATCAAGTTGAACGACCACCCGGATCAGGTCGCCAAGGAGTGGGCCTATACCGCCGAGGTGCTGCAACTGGCCCCGCCGCCGGTGATCGCTCCCAAGGCGGCCAAGGATGCGGTCAATGGCAGCATGGAAAAGCCCAAGGCCAATGCAGCGGCTGACATGGCGCTGTAA
- the cheD gene encoding chemoreceptor glutamine deamidase CheD, translating to MQTVINKPENFASYVYHDKAFDCATAKILPGEYFYTGEDMMIVTVLGSCVSACLRDRVTGVGGMNHFMLPDGGGEADSPVSASMRYGTYAMEVLINDVLKAGARRENLECKVFGGGAVLRGMTAMNVGERNAAFVKNYLSAEKIRVVAEDLNDVWPRKVHFFPRTGKVLVKKIKDAGADLVSREREYASKLQAKPVGGEIDLF from the coding sequence ATGCAGACCGTCATCAACAAGCCGGAAAATTTCGCGTCCTATGTCTACCATGACAAGGCCTTCGACTGCGCGACCGCCAAGATCCTGCCGGGGGAATATTTCTATACCGGTGAAGACATGATGATCGTCACCGTCCTCGGTTCCTGTGTCTCGGCCTGCCTGCGCGACCGCGTCACAGGCGTCGGTGGGATGAACCACTTCATGCTGCCCGATGGCGGCGGCGAAGCCGACAGCCCGGTCTCGGCCTCCATGCGCTATGGCACCTATGCCATGGAAGTCCTTATCAACGACGTCCTGAAGGCCGGTGCCCGGCGCGAGAACCTGGAATGCAAGGTCTTCGGCGGCGGCGCTGTATTGCGCGGCATGACTGCGATGAACGTAGGCGAGCGCAATGCCGCCTTCGTCAAGAACTACCTGTCGGCGGAGAAGATCCGCGTGGTGGCCGAAGACCTCAACGATGTCTGGCCGCGCAAGGTACATTTCTTCCCCCGTACCGGCAAGGTGCTGGTCAAGAAGATCAAGGATGCCGGCGCCGACCTGGTCAGCCGCGAGCGCGAATATGCTTCCAAGCTGCAGGCCAAGCCGGTGGGTGGGGAGATTGATCTGTTCTGA
- the otnI gene encoding 2-oxo-tetronate isomerase: MLRFAANLSMMYVEHDFLDRFAAAAKDGFSGVEFLFPYDYQPEEIKSRLEANGLTQALFNAPPGDWAAGERGIASLPGREDEFKRSIDNALKYAAVIGNKTLHVMAGLIQPGQDRARHRAVYLDNLSYAAHQAEAAGLTVVIEPINTRNIPGFFLNRQDDAQAICAEVGAPNLKVQFDCYHCQIVEGDVAVKLKRDMPGIGHIQIAGVPERHEPDVGELNYPYLLKLIDTLGYQGWIGCEYNPAGATSAGLGWLKDLAEQGLTTLRV, translated from the coding sequence ATGCTGCGTTTTGCCGCCAACCTGAGCATGATGTACGTGGAACACGATTTTCTGGACCGCTTCGCCGCCGCCGCCAAGGATGGCTTCTCCGGCGTCGAGTTCCTGTTTCCCTACGACTACCAGCCTGAAGAGATCAAGTCGCGTCTGGAGGCCAACGGCCTGACCCAGGCTCTGTTCAACGCGCCGCCGGGCGACTGGGCCGCTGGTGAGCGTGGCATCGCTTCGCTGCCGGGCCGCGAAGACGAATTCAAGCGCAGCATCGACAACGCGCTGAAGTATGCCGCGGTGATTGGTAACAAGACGCTTCACGTCATGGCCGGTCTGATCCAGCCGGGGCAAGACCGCGCGCGCCATCGCGCGGTGTACCTGGACAATCTTTCATATGCCGCCCACCAGGCCGAAGCCGCCGGCCTGACCGTGGTCATCGAGCCGATCAACACCCGCAACATCCCCGGCTTCTTCCTGAACCGCCAGGATGATGCCCAAGCCATCTGTGCCGAAGTGGGTGCGCCCAACCTGAAGGTGCAATTCGACTGCTACCACTGCCAGATCGTCGAAGGCGACGTGGCCGTGAAGTTGAAGCGCGACATGCCCGGCATCGGTCACATCCAGATCGCCGGCGTGCCCGAGCGTCATGAGCCGGACGTGGGCGAACTGAACTATCCGTATCTGTTGAAGCTGATCGATACTCTGGGCTACCAGGGTTGGATCGGTTGCGAGTACAACCCCGCCGGGGCAACTTCGGCCGGGCTGGGTTGGCTGAAGGATTTGGCGGAACAGGGGCTGACCACGCTCAGGGTTTGA
- a CDS encoding MFS transporter — protein MTTASTTGVGLDVNDKSKDGLYKKVFWRIMPFLMLCYVIAYLDRVNVGFAKLQMSQDLGFSETVFGLGAGLFFIGYFLFEVPSNILMHKVGARIWIARIMITWGILSAAFMFVQNATQFYILRFLLGLAEAGFYPGIILYLTYWFPSHRRAKVIAVFMSGIPVAGILGNPLSGWIMDAFHNNGGLEGWQWMFLIEAIPAVLIGVATVLYLDNDVKSAKWLTDEEKASLQADIDGDAKGKESKHGFGAIVKDARVWLMCLIYFSFVMGQYGLTLWMPTLVKATGVKGNLEIGLLSAIPFGCAIVAMNLIGRSADRLRERRWHLVVPALMGGVGFVGAALFADNTAVSIASLSLAAAGVLTCAPLFWSLPTAFLSGAAAAVGIAAINSVGNLAGFVSPYLIGYLKDLTHNNATGMYMLAVMLVVGSIATLATKPDVVNK, from the coding sequence ATGACTACCGCAAGCACTACCGGCGTCGGCCTCGACGTCAATGACAAATCCAAGGATGGGCTGTACAAGAAAGTCTTCTGGCGCATCATGCCATTCCTGATGCTGTGCTACGTGATCGCTTACCTGGATCGCGTCAATGTCGGCTTCGCCAAATTGCAGATGTCGCAGGATCTGGGCTTTTCGGAGACCGTCTTCGGTCTGGGTGCAGGTCTGTTCTTCATCGGCTACTTCCTCTTCGAAGTGCCCAGCAACATCCTGATGCACAAGGTCGGCGCCCGCATCTGGATCGCCCGCATCATGATTACCTGGGGCATCCTGTCGGCCGCCTTCATGTTCGTGCAGAACGCGACCCAGTTCTACATCCTGCGCTTTCTGCTGGGTCTGGCCGAAGCCGGTTTCTATCCCGGCATCATCCTGTACCTGACCTACTGGTTCCCTTCGCATCGTCGCGCCAAGGTGATTGCGGTCTTCATGTCCGGCATCCCGGTGGCCGGCATCCTGGGCAACCCGCTGTCGGGCTGGATCATGGATGCGTTCCACAACAATGGTGGCCTGGAAGGCTGGCAGTGGATGTTCCTGATCGAAGCCATTCCCGCCGTGCTGATCGGTGTGGCAACCGTCTTGTACCTGGACAATGACGTCAAGAGCGCCAAGTGGTTGACTGACGAAGAAAAGGCCAGCCTGCAAGCCGACATCGATGGTGATGCCAAGGGCAAGGAAAGCAAGCATGGCTTCGGCGCCATCGTCAAGGATGCGCGTGTCTGGCTGATGTGCCTGATCTACTTCTCCTTTGTCATGGGACAATATGGTCTCACGCTGTGGATGCCGACCCTGGTCAAGGCCACCGGCGTGAAGGGTAACCTGGAAATCGGTCTGCTCTCGGCCATTCCGTTCGGTTGCGCCATCGTTGCCATGAACCTGATCGGCCGCAGCGCCGACCGTCTGCGTGAACGTCGCTGGCACCTGGTGGTGCCGGCCCTGATGGGTGGCGTAGGCTTCGTCGGTGCGGCTCTGTTTGCCGACAACACCGCTGTCTCGATCGCCTCGCTGTCGTTGGCCGCGGCCGGCGTGCTGACCTGCGCACCGCTGTTCTGGTCGCTGCCGACCGCGTTCCTGTCGGGTGCGGCGGCTGCCGTTGGTATTGCCGCCATCAACTCGGTGGGCAACCTGGCCGGTTTCGTCAGCCCCTACCTGATCGGTTACCTCAAGGATCTCACCCACAACAACGCCACCGGCATGTACATGCTGGCCGTGATGCTGGTGGTGGGTTCGATTGCCACCCTGGCCACCAAGCCTGATGTGGTCAACAAGTAA
- a CDS encoding aldolase, with protein sequence MSRTTNESALREEICRIGASLYQRGYTVGSAGNISARLDDGWLITPTDACLGFLDPAAIAKVNAAGEWVSGDKPSKTLVLHRAIYDNNPEMHAVVHTHSTHLVSLTINGVYSEADVLPPITPYYVMKVGHIPLIRYARPGAPEVAEQVAKIATQVRGVLLERLGPVVWESSVSKAAFALEELEETAKLWHLAGGRATPLEEPALQELRATFKARW encoded by the coding sequence ATGAGCCGCACCACCAACGAAAGCGCACTGCGCGAAGAGATCTGCCGCATCGGTGCCTCGCTCTATCAGCGCGGCTACACCGTGGGTTCGGCCGGCAACATCAGCGCCCGTCTGGATGATGGCTGGCTGATCACGCCCACCGACGCCTGCCTGGGCTTTCTCGATCCGGCCGCCATTGCCAAGGTCAATGCGGCCGGTGAATGGGTCTCGGGCGACAAGCCCTCCAAGACCCTGGTCCTGCATCGCGCCATCTACGACAACAACCCTGAGATGCACGCCGTGGTGCATACGCATTCCACGCATCTGGTGTCGCTGACCATCAATGGCGTCTACAGCGAAGCGGACGTGCTGCCGCCGATCACGCCGTATTACGTGATGAAGGTCGGTCACATCCCGCTGATCCGCTATGCCCGTCCCGGCGCTCCCGAAGTGGCCGAGCAGGTAGCGAAGATCGCCACTCAGGTACGCGGCGTGCTGCTGGAACGTCTCGGTCCGGTGGTGTGGGAAAGCTCGGTCTCCAAGGCCGCGTTCGCCCTGGAAGAACTGGAAGAAACCGCCAAGCTGTGGCACTTGGCCGGTGGCCGGGCGACGCCGCTGGAAGAACCTGCTCTGCAGGAATTGCGCGCCACTTTCAAGGCGCGTTGGTAA
- the otnK gene encoding 3-oxo-tetronate kinase, giving the protein MSPSRPLLGCIADDFTGATDLANMLVRGGMRTVQTIGVPAELPAVAADALVIALKSRTIAPADAIEQSLAALRWLQQQGCTQFFFKYCSTFDSTDEGNIGPVTDALMQALGVDFTIACPAFPENGRTIYRGYLFVADTLLNESGMENHPLTPMTDANLVRVLQRQTKSKVGLVRYDTVARGAAATQERFTALRNEGVKMAIADAVSDKDLFTLGEACAELKLITGGSGVALGLPENFRRAGLLTAAGQAAQLPKVDGLSVVLAGSASKATNAQVAEWKAKRPSFRIDPLALARGEDVVAQALAFADERIKSEPVLIYATATPDEVKAVQKELGVAKAGHLVEQALAAIAAGLKQRGVRQFVVAGGETSGAVVQALDVRALRIGPQIDPGVPATATLDEQPVALALKSGNFGSVDFFEKALRYLDGKTA; this is encoded by the coding sequence ATGTCCCCATCCCGTCCCCTGCTCGGTTGTATCGCCGACGACTTCACTGGCGCCACCGACCTGGCCAACATGCTGGTGCGCGGTGGTATGCGTACCGTGCAGACCATCGGCGTACCCGCCGAGCTGCCGGCCGTCGCCGCCGATGCGCTGGTGATCGCGCTGAAGTCGCGCACCATTGCTCCCGCTGACGCCATCGAGCAATCGCTGGCCGCACTGCGCTGGTTGCAGCAGCAGGGTTGCACGCAGTTCTTCTTCAAGTATTGCTCCACCTTTGACTCCACCGACGAAGGCAACATCGGTCCGGTCACCGATGCGCTGATGCAGGCGCTGGGCGTGGACTTCACCATCGCCTGCCCGGCCTTCCCGGAAAACGGCCGTACCATCTACCGTGGTTACCTGTTCGTGGCCGATACGTTGTTGAACGAGTCGGGCATGGAAAACCATCCGCTCACCCCCATGACCGATGCCAACCTGGTGCGCGTACTGCAACGCCAGACTAAATCCAAGGTCGGCCTGGTGCGCTACGACACCGTGGCGCGCGGTGCTGCCGCCACGCAAGAGCGCTTCACCGCGCTGCGCAATGAAGGCGTGAAGATGGCCATCGCCGATGCGGTATCGGACAAGGACTTGTTCACGCTGGGCGAAGCCTGCGCTGAATTGAAACTCATCACCGGTGGTTCCGGCGTGGCCCTGGGCCTGCCCGAAAACTTCCGTCGCGCCGGTCTGTTGACGGCCGCCGGCCAAGCCGCGCAACTGCCCAAGGTCGATGGCCTGTCGGTGGTGCTGGCCGGTTCCGCCTCCAAGGCCACCAATGCCCAGGTGGCCGAATGGAAGGCCAAGCGTCCATCCTTCCGTATCGACCCGCTGGCTCTGGCTCGTGGCGAGGACGTGGTGGCGCAGGCACTGGCCTTTGCCGATGAACGTATCAAGAGCGAACCGGTGCTGATCTACGCCACCGCCACCCCCGATGAAGTCAAGGCGGTGCAGAAGGAACTGGGCGTGGCCAAGGCCGGCCACCTGGTCGAGCAGGCACTGGCTGCGATTGCCGCAGGTCTCAAGCAACGCGGCGTGCGCCAGTTCGTGGTGGCCGGCGGCGAGACCTCCGGTGCCGTGGTACAGGCACTGGACGTGCGCGCCCTGCGCATCGGCCCGCAGATCGATCCGGGCGTGCCGGCCACGGCCACCCTGGATGAGCAACCGGTGGCCCTGGCGCTGAAGTCGGGCAACTTCGGCAGCGTCGATTTCTTCGAGAAGGCCCTGCGCTACCTCGACGGGAAGACAGCATGA
- the ltnD gene encoding L-threonate dehydrogenase has protein sequence MGLPTDIGSGAINTESIMSRNVGVIGLGAMGYGVASSLLRAGFNVHACDVRKEVLDKFAAAGGVACANPAELAAKVDVVITLVVNAAQTELVLFGENGAVCAMKPGSVVISSATVAPDFAVELGQRLAEKGLLLLDAPVSGGAARAASGEMTMMTSGPAEVYAKIEDVLAGMAGKVYRLGDTHGIGSKVKIINQLLAGVHIAASAEAMALGLREGVNADALYDVITHSAGNSWMFENRVPHILNGDYTPLSAVDIFVKDLGLVLDTARRSKFPLPLSAAAHQMFMMASTAGHGGEDDSAVIKIFPGIDLPPAKAK, from the coding sequence ATGGGACTGCCCACCGACATCGGCAGCGGCGCCATCAACACGGAGTCAATTATGTCCAGGAATGTAGGTGTGATCGGTTTGGGTGCCATGGGTTATGGCGTGGCCAGCTCGTTGTTGCGTGCTGGCTTCAACGTCCACGCCTGCGATGTGCGCAAGGAAGTCCTGGACAAGTTCGCCGCTGCCGGTGGCGTAGCCTGTGCCAATCCGGCTGAACTGGCCGCCAAGGTGGACGTGGTCATCACCCTGGTGGTCAATGCCGCCCAGACCGAGCTGGTGCTCTTCGGCGAGAACGGCGCCGTCTGCGCGATGAAGCCGGGCAGCGTGGTCATCTCCAGCGCCACCGTGGCGCCCGACTTCGCCGTCGAACTGGGTCAGCGCCTGGCCGAGAAGGGCCTGCTGCTGCTGGACGCACCGGTTTCCGGGGGCGCCGCGCGCGCTGCTTCTGGCGAGATGACCATGATGACTTCCGGCCCCGCCGAGGTCTATGCCAAGATCGAAGACGTGCTGGCCGGCATGGCCGGCAAGGTCTATCGCCTGGGCGATACGCACGGCATCGGCTCCAAGGTCAAGATCATCAACCAGCTGCTGGCCGGCGTGCACATCGCTGCCTCCGCCGAAGCGATGGCCCTGGGCCTGCGCGAAGGCGTCAATGCGGATGCGCTGTATGACGTCATCACCCACAGCGCCGGCAACTCCTGGATGTTCGAGAACCGCGTGCCGCACATCCTGAACGGCGACTACACCCCGCTGTCGGCCGTGGACATCTTCGTCAAGGACCTGGGCCTGGTGCTCGATACCGCCCGCCGCAGCAAGTTCCCGCTGCCGCTGTCGGCTGCGGCCCACCAGATGTTCATGATGGCGTCCACCGCCGGCCATGGCGGCGAGGATGATTCGGCCGTCATCAAGATCTTCCCCGGCATCGACCTGCCGCCGGCCAAGGCCAAGTAA
- a CDS encoding FadR/GntR family transcriptional regulator, translating into MFQKIPAQALSDTVARQLLENIDAGAFPRGSKLPTEAVLAQQFGVSRTVVREAIARLKHEGVVEPRQGSGVFVTEQAGIKPLRIDYTEVSSPQAVLQIVELRRAIEAEVAAQAAKRRSDEDLQAIEAALAQIGVDVAAGGDGVAADVAFHRALAQATRNPYFIKTLEFLSQYLEAATAITRGNEARYEDFSRQVREEHEAIVAAIRAGDEMAARNAAQTHMFNAARRLSQGQS; encoded by the coding sequence ATGTTTCAGAAGATCCCCGCACAGGCGCTCAGCGACACTGTTGCCAGGCAATTGCTGGAAAACATCGACGCCGGCGCCTTCCCCCGCGGCAGCAAGCTTCCCACGGAAGCGGTGCTGGCACAGCAGTTCGGTGTGAGTCGCACGGTGGTGCGCGAGGCCATTGCACGCCTGAAACATGAGGGCGTGGTCGAGCCGCGCCAGGGCAGTGGTGTGTTCGTGACCGAGCAGGCGGGCATCAAGCCGCTGCGCATCGATTACACCGAGGTCAGCTCGCCCCAGGCGGTGTTGCAGATCGTCGAGCTGCGTCGGGCCATTGAGGCCGAAGTGGCGGCCCAGGCGGCCAAGCGCCGCAGCGACGAGGACTTGCAGGCCATCGAGGCGGCGCTGGCGCAGATCGGTGTGGATGTGGCAGCAGGCGGGGATGGGGTGGCGGCTGATGTGGCCTTCCACCGCGCACTGGCGCAAGCCACGCGCAATCCCTACTTCATCAAGACACTGGAATTCCTGTCCCAGTATCTGGAAGCCGCCACCGCCATCACGCGCGGCAATGAAGCGCGTTACGAAGATTTCTCGCGCCAGGTGCGCGAAGAGCATGAGGCCATCGTCGCGGCCATCCGTGCCGGCGATGAAATGGCTGCACGCAATGCCGCGCAGACGCACATGTTCAATGCGGCAAGACGTCTGAGCCAGGGGCAGTCCTGA
- a CDS encoding 5'-nucleotidase, with the protein MPYDLSDKLVIGISSRALFDLEAENAIYDEQGVDAYAEYQRAHENDPLQPGTAFPLVKALLRLNDLIPERRLVEVVVISRNTPDTGLRAFNAIAAHKLDISRAAFTGGGATAPYLQAFKIDLFLSRDTGDVQEAIDAGVAAAQLYAAPLDYSAPDNQIRIAFDGDAVLFSAESERIFAEKGLEAFARHEQRHRKKAMKEGPFAKLLLALSAIQKQFPPKQCPVRIAIVTARNSPAHQRVIHTLRTWNVTVDEAFFLGGLNKAEVLQAFGAHMFFDDQEGHVQKAAVVVPSGRVPYKGGTLEGGRPTRGRIAKSG; encoded by the coding sequence ATGCCCTACGATCTTTCGGACAAGCTGGTGATCGGAATCTCCTCTCGTGCCCTGTTCGACCTGGAAGCCGAAAACGCCATCTACGATGAGCAAGGCGTGGATGCCTATGCCGAGTACCAGCGCGCCCATGAAAATGATCCGCTGCAGCCGGGCACGGCCTTTCCCTTGGTCAAGGCGCTGCTGCGCTTGAATGACCTGATCCCCGAGCGGCGCCTGGTGGAGGTGGTGGTGATCTCGCGCAATACGCCCGACACCGGCCTGCGCGCCTTCAATGCCATCGCCGCCCACAAGCTCGACATCAGCCGTGCCGCCTTTACCGGTGGCGGCGCCACCGCACCCTACCTGCAAGCCTTCAAGATCGACCTGTTCCTCTCGCGCGATACCGGCGACGTGCAGGAAGCCATCGATGCCGGTGTCGCCGCTGCTCAGCTCTATGCCGCCCCGCTGGACTACAGCGCGCCGGACAACCAGATCCGCATCGCCTTCGATGGTGACGCCGTGCTGTTCTCGGCGGAGTCCGAGCGCATCTTCGCCGAAAAGGGCCTGGAAGCCTTTGCTCGCCATGAACAGCGGCATCGCAAGAAGGCCATGAAAGAAGGACCGTTCGCCAAGCTGCTGCTGGCCTTGTCGGCGATCCAGAAGCAGTTCCCGCCCAAGCAGTGTCCGGTACGCATCGCCATCGTCACCGCCCGCAACAGTCCGGCGCACCAGCGCGTGATCCATACCTTGCGGACCTGGAATGTGACGGTAGATGAAGCTTTCTTCCTGGGAGGCCTCAACAAGGCCGAAGTCCTGCAGGCCTTTGGCGCACATATGTTCTTTGACGACCAGGAGGGGCATGTGCAAAAGGCGGCGGTGGTGGTGCCGTCGGGTCGAGTGCCTTACAAAGGCGGCACGCTGGAGGGAGGGCGGCCAACCCGAGGGCGGATCGCCAAGAGTGGATGA